GAATCTTGCAATTGGCAGTAGCGGCATATGGCAATAAAACGGAGGGCACGTTTGAAAAAGATATTACAACCTTTCTAAAGTCGGAGAAGCATCCAAAGTTCAATGTACCTTATACTGAATTAGGTTATCAACCCATGCTGGAGCTTATGGCATTTCTTAAAGGTAAAGGTTTTGAAACCTGGATCTGCTCAGGAGGTAATGTAGAATTTATCAGGGCTTTTTCAGATGATATGTATGGAATCCCTGTTCAGCAGGTCATAGGTAGTACACTCAAAATGGATTTTAAGAAAGTGGATGGGAAGCATACTTTATGGAGAGATACGGTAATACAGAGCTTTAATGATAAGGAAGAAAAGCCTGTCAATATCTGCTATCATATAGGGAAAGTCCCTGTGTTTATCGCTGGAAACGAAAGATCAGGAGGAGATATTGCGATGCTTACATATTCAGATGAAAGAAAAGGACCATCTTTTCAGCTCCTGATAAATCACAATGATGCTGCAAGAGAATTCAGCTATCAGGAAAAGGATAATGCTTCTCTACAGGCTGCTGCCGCTAATGGATGGAATGTTATAAGTATTAAAGATGACTGGAAAATTGTTTTTAAAAAATAAGCTATTAGGGTGTCGTCTCTTTACTTTATTGTATTATTACTATCAGTGAATTGTTTTTTTAATATACCCACTCTTTTTGATGAAATGAATTCAGTTTTATTGAGGCTTCTTTGAAAGTATATTTTTTTGTATATATAAGTTCTCCATGTCTGTCAAACCTGAAATGCTCACTTTCACTTACGGAAAGGTCTAAAAAAATAGAGGAACTACTGCTTACGATGGTCCATATTTTGCCAAAAGTAAATTCATCAAAATAGAGATAAACTTTTGCTTCTGTCTCTGCATGATTATCATTTTTAATAAATTCTCCTTTTATAACAGGATTTTTAACCGACCTGATCTGAATATAGTAAGGCTTTGTTAAATCATTATGATTTCCATAGAATTCCAAAATTCCGAGGTCTGAAGCATCATTATTTATTGTCAGGTAATTTTCTTTGTGACTTTTGAGCTCCATTAACATTTTAGCCATAATTGAAAAATTTAGAAGGTTAATTGCCTCTTTTACTTGATTTTATCTTATAACGTTGCAATATTCTAATTTATTATAGTATTTTTCAATCCCGTAAATAGGTATTTTTGTAAATAATGCAACTTTTTAAAATAAAAATCCTAATTGAAGGTTAAAATAGCTTTTGTCTGCACCTAAACCATAAGTTCCAGTAACTGCTAATCTGTTATGTATCTGAAGGAAAAGTCCAGGTCCATATCCATAATGAAGTTCACGGGACTTTTCATTATCAGCCCATACACGGCCATAATCGAAAAATACAATCAGCCCAACTTTACCTGGAAAAAGGTAAAAATTAACATCAGCTAATTTTATTCTGGCTTCAATATTTTGATAGAAACTTGATCGTCCGTAAAAACGGGTTCTTCTATACCCTCTCAGATTTGTAGTTCCTCCCAGGGTATTGGACTGGAAAAATTTAAATGATCCAATATTAGTGCCTCCACCGATTCTTGTGGCGAAAGTGGTAAACCTCATAAATTTTGGGGTATAGAAAAATGAAATGTCCGGAGCTATGTTTACAAATTGCTGAGTCCTGCTTATCTCTTTATAATAGGTAATTTGAGTATTGAACCTTATTCCTTTTTTTGGAAAGATATTATTATCAAGGGTATTATATTGATAGAATAATTTTACCCCCAGATAATTGTTATTATCAAAATCACTAGGTGTTGTTTCTGCTTCCGGTGTTGATATGAAGCGATCTGGGGTGTCCTCAATTTTCACATATTGAAATTGTGGGCCTATTCCAAATATCATTCTGGTATTTAAATTTTTATAAAACAGCGGTGAAAACCTGAAGTTATGGGCTCTTACCCTGAAGTAATCTATAGAGGTGTCTGCCGGAATCTCTGTTTCATTACCCATTCCGAAGTAGTTAAGAGCATACTTAGGGCCGAAGATCAGTGCATCCAACATGAGATTCCACTTTCCTGCTACTTTCTTGAAATCACCGAAATAGTTGATCGAAAAAGCCTGTGTTCGGGTTGAATAGTTGATGGTTCCTGATTGATATGAGGCATAAGGATATTTTCGGAATCCAAATGATTTCCTCAAGACACCAATCCCCAGAAAAATTCCATCATCTACGTTGTATTGAAATGAGGGTCTGATGGTGGTTAAATTGTAGTGATAATCTGATCGGTCGTATGAAGTTGAATCCGAGTTGCGTGCATCCGATCTCATAAAAATGATCTTAGTATTATTCATTAACTGATTTCCCAGGTTTCCGGAGACATATGCATATTGATTGAAGAAACTTGCATTATTGGTGGTGTCATTAAGTTCTTTTGCTTGTTCGTCTTTAATAACCCTCACTTGAGAATGTCCTCTACGCTTTCCTGTGATGTTAAATATATCATCTCCTCCTAGTCCATATAGCCTGATTTCTCTTGTTTCCTTTCCGAATACAAGCCTGTGAAATATAGTGTCTGAATCGCTGTTCAATACAGTAACTTCTGTATTATGGTCTTCCAGTCTGTTGACAATAAAGGTCTCTTTTTTTGATGAGCCTGTTACATCAATATCTTTTGAGAGTAATTTGTAATATTTTGAAGCAGCCTTTCCAAGTTTATCTCTACGTGATTTTAACTTTGAGATAATCTCACTTCCATGGAGAGGATAAATATTTTCAGGCATATGTTTAACTGCATCTTCTATTACCTGGTCTGTTAATTCTGCTTTAAGGCTGTCTGCTATATCAAGCCAGTCTTGTTTGGTTAAAGGCGCAAGCAATGGCCTGTCCAATGATTTTGCACTCATGTTAAGACCTACAATGTCTTTGTATTTATAAGAGAAATTTTCATTATTACGTATTGCCCATTTCCGGCTGCCTATATAGGGAATAATTCCGTCTGCTTTATAAAATACGTGGTCCCTGTCTCTTGGTATAGGTTTGAATAATGTTCCTTTGCCATAGTCATATGTTGCCCATCTCCACTGGTCATCGTGTCTCCCCCAGTCGCCGATAAGCATATCAAATAGTCTGGTTCTGGCAAATAATCTGTAGTCAACAATATTGTCATTGTCTTTAAATTTTTTTTCAAACATTTTTCTGGTGCTCACCACGTTCTTTGAATTTCCTGAACTGGCAAGGTGAGACATGTCTTCATCAGGACGCTCTTCTATAAATGCAAGCATATTTGCAAACGTAGGTGCATATATGCCTAGAGAAGAATCATAAGGGATATAGATGAGCTTAGGATTTGTATAAAAGACCTTTGCAGCCCTTGCAAGGGGAGGAATTACGAGTTGTCCGTAAGGGTTTTCTGATGAGGCCTGATCTTGCAGAATTTTTGCAATGACTGTTTTTTGCAACTCATCTTCAAGAACACGCGTCGGGGTTTTGTTAATTGACCTTATTACATATTGTCGTCCAATTGAATCCTTGAGGTGGAGATTGGTTGTCTGTCTGCTGCCGCCTTGTTTGATTGGCGTAAGGCCACCATAAGCAGTATCGGCTTTGAATACTTTTACCTGAATAGGTGTAGTCCATTCTTTTCTGTAATGAGTTCCGAGAAGTATTCTTTTCGCAAATCCTGCTTTATAATTCTTGTTAGGAATAGTTGTAATAAGGATTCCTTTGGGAGGTTGTTGCTTTTGTGCAATGCTTTGATGTATCACAAAAAGCCAAAGTAGTATAGATATATAATAAAAATATTTATATGTTAAATTCACGTCGTCTAAGGGAAGATTATTATGTTTAAACAAGGGGTTAGGAGAAATGTTAAGAAAAAATAAGCTGAAAGGGGAAGAGATCTCGTTTTTAATGGTGAAAAAAATAATATTGAATGATCATTTTCTGAGTCATAAGTAATTCCAATAATCTACTATCTTTATTGAAATTTTAATTTTTGTCAATTTATTTTCTATGAAAAAACTTTTATCTAAACAATTAGCATCCTTAATCCTTGTCGGTTCCATTTTTTTTAATCCTGATGTGGCCGCTCAAACATTTAAATTTCCGACTTCCGGGAGTACTACTATTACCACATGTTCTGGTCATTTATATGACGATGGTGGGAGTGATGGAAATTATACTCCCGACTCTGAAGGTATAGTGACCATACTTCCTGAAAATGGTAAGTTTGTCAAACTTACGCTAAATGATTACACAGCTTATTTTTCTGAGCTTGAAATATATTTCGGCGATAATACCAGTGCAAAGTCTATGACTTTTGAAAGTTTTCTGGTATCAAACTCCGGTCTTAACGATGTGTTCTACGGTTCACCTGTAAATGGGGCCATTACTTTAAGATTTAAAACTGGATATGAAGCATCTGGCCTGGATTTCACTATTGAGTGTTTAGATGAATATCCTTCATATGATTTTTATCTTAGCGAGGGGTCCGGAATTCCCTTGGATACTGTGTCGAAGGGAGTAAATCTTGGAACGGAATCATCTCCTCAAAATGCTTCAGAAACTCCTACCGGTCCTTATACGATGAGCTATTTTATTTCCAAGGATAAAATCCTTGATGCAAATGACCTGAAGGTTTATGAAGATGTTTATACTTCTATCTACAAAGGAACATTTACATACATCAATGAAGGGGTATTGCAGATTCCATTGGACGTTCCTGTTGGGAAATATTATTTTTTCACAGTAATGGATTATGATAATCTATTCCCTGAGTCAGATGAAACGAATAATTTTTCGATAGATAGTATTTACGTTGTAGAACCTACTGTTTCTGCATCCATAGAAGACTGGGAGCTGACTCCGGAAGCTAATAATGCAGATAATAAGTTTAGTTTTGAATTTAAAGCTGAATCTGATGGAGAATTAAGAACTATTCCAAACCTTGATTGGATTGTAAAAGCAGGTACTACGAAAGATATTAAAAATGCCTCTGTACAACTAGCTGCAGGTACATTCACTGATGTAGCTAGCTATATGTTTGACCCATATGCAGGTTCATTTATTCCTTCTGAACATGGTTTTGCTCAAAACGGAACCTATTATATATTTCTTCAATTAGATCCGGAAGGGAAGTTATCTCTGAAAGGAGAAAGTATTTTGGTAGATTCTTTTAAAGTCGATAATAGTATAGCAAAAGCTTTATTACTACCGGTAACTGGTAATAAAGTTGTTCATACATGCAAAGGACTGGTTTATGATAATGGGGGACCTGGTGATAGTTATGAAGTTCCTACAGATGGAAGTATAACTATTTATCCTGAAAGTCCTGATAAGCTTGTTGTGGTTATTTTAAACAATGTAAGCCTTGGGATCTTTGATGATTTAAAGATTTACGATGGTGATGGAGGTTCATCTTCAAAACTTCTGGAAGAGATAACGGATGATTTTTCTGAAGACAATAAAAAAACGTTTACAGCTTCAGGGCCAGGTAAGCCTTTGACTATACAGTTAAATTCTTCTAACTCATTTGCGTTTATGAATAACGGTTTTGAAGCTGAAATTTCTTGTCCTGCTGTAGCAGCAACAAGAAATAGACATACAGAGGAGCTTTCAGTAGGTCCTAATCCAGCAAGTTCATTCATTCAGATAAATATGCCAAAAGGAGTAACGCAGTTTGTGGGAAAGGTTTATTCTAATGATGGAAAATTAATGAAGTCATTTTTTAATGAATCAATTTTAGATCTGGCTGATTTAGGAGCTGGAAATTATTTATTATTGTTGACATTGCCTGATGGCTCTGTTGAGACAAGAAAATTTATAAAAAGATAAGATCTGAGATTGATATTAAATTATTTCTATAATTCAATTTTACAGCGAGCTGCTATGCAAATAGCAGCTTTTTTTATGAGTAAAATTCAAATTTTTAATATGATTACTTTCGAGAAGTTCAACTTGGAAAAGTTATCCACACCGTTGAAATTATCATCTTAGAAAGCTTCATTTTTTAACTTTTTTAAGTCTCTGGGTAAACAGAAATCTTACTTTAAAGTAGTAATGGTATTTATATTGGAAAAAATATAATTTTGTAAAGTGAGGTAAAGTTGTAAATTTGTTATTATGAAATTGATTACAATTACACTCAGAACAATAAAAGCTTCAGCAGGTGGTTTGTTTTTCATTTCGATTTTCTCAATTCTATCTTTAAATCCTGCTTTCAGCCAACATCACATTGAAGCTAATAACGAGCTAAAGTTAGAAGCCGAGAGGTTATGGTCTTCTATAAATATAGGGCAGTTAAAGGATGAGATAGCTGCGGAGGCTAAGATCAGCAAGTCAGATGTTAATCTTTTCTTTCGATATCTCGAGCCTCAGTGGGGTAAAGATAAAGTTGTATTTTTTAGAAAAGCACTTACAGGTGAAATCAACAGTTCTAATTTTAATCATTATCTCTCAGATTTAAAATCCCGATATGTTTCTTTGTATGCTTCGTTTGCTTTAGTTAAAGCTGAATTTGCAAAAGAAGTCGCCGCTATTGAAAATCATGTTATGGACGCTTCAGGTAAGTGTGTTAATATGGATTTTGAAGATGGAAATTTTAATGGCTGGCAAGGTCAGGTGCAGAGCAGAGGTGGACTAGGCGGAAACGGACAAATCGTGACTCGTCCTGGTTTTGGTCAGCATTGTATTATGACTAAGACTCAAAGAGACCCTTATATACCTAACCTATCTGTAGTAGCACCTGGAGGAAACTATTCGGTGAGATTAGGTAATACAGAAGCAGGCGGTCATATGGCTAAAATGACTCAGTCCTTTGTCGTTGATTCCAGTAATAGCATTCTTACTTACCGATATGCTGTGGTCCTCGAATCTCCGGATAATGATCCGAACCATCAAGGGATGAAAAGTCCACATTTTCTTTCCAGACTATATGATAAGGATGGAAATGAGATTACTTGTGGAGAATATACCGTTTCAGTATTAGGTTCAAACCTTTCTTCATACACTCATATTTGTGTGAATGAGAATTCTGAACAAGTACAGATTGGTACAAACTCCGGGTGCGGAAATACCAATACACTTCCTGCAAACTCAGTTACAAATCCTAATGCAAATAATCAATGTCCTAACAACAGGATGGATTTGTACTATCGGAACTGGACTACTGTTGCTATTGCTTTAAAAGATTATATCGGACAAACGGTCACTGTTGAATTTT
The nucleotide sequence above comes from Sporocytophaga myxococcoides. Encoded proteins:
- a CDS encoding HAD family hydrolase codes for the protein MNLVLKRALPLLLSLIIAILFSSVNYLKNVDPLPSWKEGMNKKAILLFVEKVTREGSNDYVEPEDRIAVFDNDGTLWPEQPLVEGIFLLKTVKAMVAKDPSLKNKEPFKAVMEKDTGFFEKNNHKGILQLAVAAYGNKTEGTFEKDITTFLKSEKHPKFNVPYTELGYQPMLELMAFLKGKGFETWICSGGNVEFIRAFSDDMYGIPVQQVIGSTLKMDFKKVDGKHTLWRDTVIQSFNDKEEKPVNICYHIGKVPVFIAGNERSGGDIAMLTYSDERKGPSFQLLINHNDAAREFSYQEKDNASLQAAAANGWNVISIKDDWKIVFKK
- a CDS encoding BamA/TamA family outer membrane protein, producing the protein MIHQSIAQKQQPPKGILITTIPNKNYKAGFAKRILLGTHYRKEWTTPIQVKVFKADTAYGGLTPIKQGGSRQTTNLHLKDSIGRQYVIRSINKTPTRVLEDELQKTVIAKILQDQASSENPYGQLVIPPLARAAKVFYTNPKLIYIPYDSSLGIYAPTFANMLAFIEERPDEDMSHLASSGNSKNVVSTRKMFEKKFKDNDNIVDYRLFARTRLFDMLIGDWGRHDDQWRWATYDYGKGTLFKPIPRDRDHVFYKADGIIPYIGSRKWAIRNNENFSYKYKDIVGLNMSAKSLDRPLLAPLTKQDWLDIADSLKAELTDQVIEDAVKHMPENIYPLHGSEIISKLKSRRDKLGKAASKYYKLLSKDIDVTGSSKKETFIVNRLEDHNTEVTVLNSDSDTIFHRLVFGKETREIRLYGLGGDDIFNITGKRRGHSQVRVIKDEQAKELNDTTNNASFFNQYAYVSGNLGNQLMNNTKIIFMRSDARNSDSTSYDRSDYHYNLTTIRPSFQYNVDDGIFLGIGVLRKSFGFRKYPYASYQSGTINYSTRTQAFSINYFGDFKKVAGKWNLMLDALIFGPKYALNYFGMGNETEIPADTSIDYFRVRAHNFRFSPLFYKNLNTRMIFGIGPQFQYVKIEDTPDRFISTPEAETTPSDFDNNNYLGVKLFYQYNTLDNNIFPKKGIRFNTQITYYKEISRTQQFVNIAPDISFFYTPKFMRFTTFATRIGGGTNIGSFKFFQSNTLGGTTNLRGYRRTRFYGRSSFYQNIEARIKLADVNFYLFPGKVGLIVFFDYGRVWADNEKSRELHYGYGPGLFLQIHNRLAVTGTYGLGADKSYFNLQLGFLF
- a CDS encoding T9SS type A sorting domain-containing protein, which produces MKKLLSKQLASLILVGSIFFNPDVAAQTFKFPTSGSTTITTCSGHLYDDGGSDGNYTPDSEGIVTILPENGKFVKLTLNDYTAYFSELEIYFGDNTSAKSMTFESFLVSNSGLNDVFYGSPVNGAITLRFKTGYEASGLDFTIECLDEYPSYDFYLSEGSGIPLDTVSKGVNLGTESSPQNASETPTGPYTMSYFISKDKILDANDLKVYEDVYTSIYKGTFTYINEGVLQIPLDVPVGKYYFFTVMDYDNLFPESDETNNFSIDSIYVVEPTVSASIEDWELTPEANNADNKFSFEFKAESDGELRTIPNLDWIVKAGTTKDIKNASVQLAAGTFTDVASYMFDPYAGSFIPSEHGFAQNGTYYIFLQLDPEGKLSLKGESILVDSFKVDNSIAKALLLPVTGNKVVHTCKGLVYDNGGPGDSYEVPTDGSITIYPESPDKLVVVILNNVSLGIFDDLKIYDGDGGSSSKLLEEITDDFSEDNKKTFTASGPGKPLTIQLNSSNSFAFMNNGFEAEISCPAVAATRNRHTEELSVGPNPASSFIQINMPKGVTQFVGKVYSNDGKLMKSFFNESILDLADLGAGNYLLLLTLPDGSVETRKFIKR